The following DNA comes from Oncorhynchus clarkii lewisi isolate Uvic-CL-2024 chromosome 22, UVic_Ocla_1.0, whole genome shotgun sequence.
ccacTGAAGGTAAAAGTTGGAGACTGGGTAAGGGTAAAGGTCCACAaaagaaagtggctggaacccaggtggactggtccgtacgaagtgaaggaggttacttcacactcagtccaggtcaaaggtaaattgggcgcaccttggcaccacctcACACATTGTACACCAGCTCCAACCCCTTCCCGCACACTGACAGAAGTCAGAACTGACCTAAGTGGTCTACATTCGGTCCCAAATTCTACATCTATTTAGCCAGGGAAAATGGGAGGTTCAGCCCCATATTCACTGACTAAGTCACACCGGATCTCCGGACCCCTGTTTGTTATTATTCTTCTCATAGGAGGAGTCACTGTATGCACACTCACATGGCTTATAGACCAACAGATGCACCCACTACAGATTCACACACTGAATTCTACTCTGCCAGGTgaaactaactctctctcttttccctcttatCTACCACAAGACCATACCGTTTCTAGGCGTGAGGTGGGGGTCACTAAGTTCACCCCCCAGGAGTTGAAGAGCACCACCTTGTGTTTGCCTTTCAATGCCACCACCACCGCTTACCTGCCTTGGAGCCTTTTGGGTAATGCGCGAAATAGTCTGGGGCTACCTGCCAGGACTTATTCCAGTTTTAACTGGTATATAACCAAAGGGGGATATGGTGAGTGGTCTTGGAAAAACCTGGTGGCGGAAACGGGGCATGACTGGTCCAGCTATTCCAAGGGACGGGTTGTCCTTGCCTGGCGCAAACGGCATACACTTTCACGCACTGGTTTTCAACTAAAGCTGATTGTACGACCTGGGACCACTATGGGTTGCCAGGTTTTTACGTTGTCCCCATATGTAGATATCAGCAGGACTGAAGTCTATTTCACACTATATATCTGCTTTACGCCACAACCACAGCCTACTTCTGTGACGGTGCGTGACAGTATGGCAAAGCCACATACCCTACCCCAGCACAGGGATGGGTGGGGTTCTGCTGTTTTAGTGGTCACTACCCCTACCCCGGATGAGAACATTCGGGTTGCTACAGGTGTCTCAGGTTTGTCTAACAATTGGTTATTattgaccgaacaagcagccaataCAACCCCCACTAGTTGCGTAGTTTGCATGGGTGCCAGACCATTCCTATccagtcttcctcctctccactctaacagAAAACATTATGCTAATGTTATCCATGCaaatttcaaaatatattttcacactaCTTATAATGCCAAACCATTAAAATTGTAATCTACAAATAAATATTCTGATAATTAATTGTGCGTTAATTTAATATAATCATATTTTCAATATAGCCCGTCCACTGCATGTTTACATGTGAACGTTTTTTTACCTAGCTACCATGACAGTAGCTGGCTAACCTAGCTAGATAACTTAGTCgacatagctaatgttagctaacataACCTATTTAAAACCTTATAGAGCAGATCATCTATCTATATAATAAATTGTGACATTATAACATCATTAGTATCTCAAACGAGTGTAGCTTTGTTTGTTTGTGGGGATGTTGTGGATTCACTTGACACTTGCTAGCTTCTGGCCGAGTTTTCCACAGCAGTTTTCTCTAAAACTAACGCGAACAAGTAGTTAGAAGAAGAAGAGTGAGTGAAGCTGCTACATCGAGCAGCCCCCTCTGCTGGACAAAACAAGCACAACGCGATTGAGACGTCAACCCGTAGGCTCTGCTGCCTGGTCTTGCCACGTATAATATTATTTCCCTTTGCAGTCTGTTTATAACGCACAGTTAAAAACGGGGACATTTCCGGGGACAGCTCCAACCGGGGACAGGCCACCAAAAACGGGGACTGTGCCCGGAAAATGTGGACGTCTGGTTACCCTAATCTAGTCCACATGACCTAAATCAGCTAACTTTGTTATGAAGCTAGCTAGTAGCACATTGGACAGTTAGCTAAATCAACTTATAAAGTCGCTGTTATGAAGCTAGCTAGTAGCACATTGGACAGTTAGCTAAATCAACTTATAAAGTCGCTGTTATGAAGCTAGCTAGTAGCACATTGGACAGTTAGCTAAATCAACTTATAAAGTCTCTGCCGGATGGCGACCGCTCCGTTTTGACAACGTTCTCATTTTCtaatactgtatgtgtctgtctggcaGTGTTTCATGTTACAAAACAGGTTGCGGCGTAACACAAGATGCTCACAAATGGGTTTTGTATTTGGAAATATTGACAAGTGGCAGTTGGGATGCAAGAGCACATTGTCTCAATTGTCACTTGAAAAATCAGTGGCAGACTGGAGTGATCACTAATCAAACACATCAACAAGTGGCCACTCCATAAAGGGCTAGGAGCCAAGTGTTCTTTCAACATAATATTGGTGATGTGTTGTCTCATGTTAACAAGTGTGTGTTGTCGTATGTTATTAACAGGTCTGAGTTGctgcaggtctgtctcactgttctGTTTCACTGGTTCTATTGTAGGATTGGTTAGAGCGCAATCTGTGCAGCTGTTTCTCCATGCATGACAATTCTGGCGTTACACCATCCCCTGTTAGTGGGCAGGACTCAACTCAAAACTCAACCATCAAATATACAAGTGATCTAGGAAAATACCAGGTTACttaaatgaaaaaatatatatatgttttgtgaGATACTACCAAAATTATGCGATTTACACTTTTATACACTAGAATCAATGTTCCTGACTAATATCGATGCAACATCGGCCTTTTTCAACCAGAAGAGTTGGTTGAGTTCAGCTGCCCCTTAAGGTCTCAGAATGACCTAGAACATATCAATGGTTAAACAATAATCACACAACACAGagctaaaataaatatttttatatAAAtgctttatatttttttataaaatgaCCTAGAGCAgttgttcccaaactttttatagtcccgtatcCCTTCAAACATTTctagtcaaatacatttttattggtcacatacacatggttagcagatgttaatgcgagtgtagcgaaatgcttgtgaaacattcaacctccagctgcgtaccccctctgcgctgaccctggtgctactctcaatgttgtttttttgctatcattgtaagcctgccacactcACATTATACGGtacatatttaaaaataaaaaaataaaaattaaggggtggatcagctttaatattgcggatagattgttgcttccatcaatgtaattgtctgcatcatttccaatcccccatatatttgaTATGCTCCAAGTCATTTTGAAACCTTCATCGTCTACCAATGGCATgtccaacttattgtgagaaatTACCCTGGTCACTCAAAATAGTGATTAATTATTTCAAAAGTCTAAATAGGTCTCACTTTAGATTAGGGACTGCAAAAATATTTGATTAGTActattgattagtaaatggtttaaaTATACATAATCCAATGACTCATTAAAAGTTATTTATAAATGTGAAAATACCTAGCTTACTAACATTTAACAAATATGGGAGAAATGATTCATAAATGGTCACAAAACTGTAAAGGCCTGTAAATGCTTTATTACTGAATGTTATTATAAAGTGTTTGTCTGATTCACACAATCACACTGTTTACTGTTACAGAACAGTATTTAGACTTGTATTATAGGTGGTCCTTGTGCCCAGGGTCTGGGGGCTACCGCTGAAgctgttttttttaacctttatttaacgaggcaagtcagttaagaaaaaattcttatttacaatgacggcctacgaacagtgagttaactgcctgttcaggggcagaacaacagatttttaccttgtcagctcggggatttgacttcggttactagtccaactagtctaacgctctactcactaggctaccctgccgccccggagGGCTAACTTGATTAAATGGCTAATATTGAATTGTTCCAAAAGATTTGTCATTTTTTTCTGAAAGGTTATTTTATAAGTGATTTTGAGATGATTGATTCAACTAAATTAAATGGAAATTACATTACTTCGTCTTATTTTGTTTAAATCAGAGAACACACCAGAAAAGGAAAACAACATCAAGGGGTGATTGGGTCAGAATACAGTGTTGTTGTTCTGATGTCTGACAAATAGTATTTGTTCCAATGATGTAACTGAGACAAATTCTCCCTCAACTTGAAGAAGTATAGTTCATAAGTCAGTTCAGATGGACATTTCTAAACGTCTATGGAATGTTCATATGTAATGCCACTATTCATTTTGACTGCATGTGCTCTAGTGCATACCCCATAAGGCCCTACAAAGACAAAACACAGTTACTACGTAATTTATTTTACTGCTAAATCTGACTTTCACGTCTTTTTCTGTCTAGACAGTACTTTCTGATACACCATTATATATTCGGATCAAATGGCTTGTTCCTGTGTCAGGAAACTAAATACCACATTAATAAGATAATATAACTGAATTCGTAGTTACTGCGTTTTGTCTTTGTAGTGCAGCATAGACTTAAGCCATCTCATCAACTTCCCTACTGTCAACTTCCCTACTGTCAACTTCCCTACTGTCAACTTTCCTACTGTCAACTTCCCTACTGTCAACTTCCCTACTGTCAACTTCCCTACTGTCAACTTCCCTACTGTCAACTTTCCTACTGTCAACTTCCCTACTGTCAACTTCCCTACTGTCAACTTCCCTACTGTCAACTTTCCTACTGTCAACTTCCCTACTGTCAACTTCCCTACTGTCAACTTCCCTACTGTCAACTTCCCTACTGTCAACTTTCCTACTGTCAACTTCCCTACTGTCAACTTCCCTACTGTCAACTCCCCTACTGTCAACTTCCCTACTGTCAACTTCCCTACTGTCAACTTCCCTACTGTCAACTTTCCTACTGTCAACTTCCCTACTGTCAACTTCCCTACTGTCAACTTTCCTACTGTCAACTTCCCTACTGTCAACTTTCCTACTGTCAACTTCCCTACTGTCAACTTCCCTACTGTCAACTTCCCTACTGTCAACTTTCCTACACACTGACTAGCTGACATGTAGTGTGCCGTCATGTCTCCTGAGGTTGTGGATTATGGGCCAAACTGAGCACTGACATCCCCCAAACCAGTTAGTCTGCACAGTTATCCTACTTCCCATGTGAAATAGCCTTTGAGTAACCACAACATCACCTATACTATATTTTCCATATTAAAATGCTCAGTTGAGAAAATGTATCTTTATTCTCATTTCTAACTATCAATAAGGTTGAAAGGACAGGCTAGGTGGGCACAGAAACATCCAATCCTCTCATACATTACATCATAAATTATTTGTTTATCTAAACATTAGTTAATTTgtgtgatcgtgtgtgtgtgtgtgtgtgtgtgtgtgtgtgtgtgtgtgtgtgtgtgtgtgtgtgtgtgtgtgtgtgtgcagagagacTCCGGAGAGGGTGGAGTTTCTGTCAGTAACTCAAGAATAAATAGAGAGGCAGAGCTCAGAGTTTGTCAGAAGGCAGACCTGACAGGGTCACACACAGGACCAAGCAGAAGCAGGACCCTTTATTACAAATGGAAAAACATGAAGATGTTCAATACTGTTTTCAAGACAGAAACTCTTCTTGCAGAAAGGATTTGCTATCAACATCTATCTACATAACACTGTACATCTTCTTGTCATTGATTTCAGCAGTTACAGTATTTTTGAACGTACTGGTGatcatctccatctctcacttcAAGCAGCTCCACACTCCAACCAACctgctcatcctctctctggctgtgtcagATCTCCTGGTGGGACTGATTGTGATACCAGTAACGACTGTAGCAATAATGGAATCATGCTGGGGTTTTGGggaatatttctgtgtgtttcacTTATATATGGCTTTTTTATGTACTTCTTTATCTCTGGGCAATTTGGTCTTGATATCTATTGACCGCTATGTTGCTGTGTGTGATCCCTTATCGTACCACTCTAAAACAACAATAACAAGAATGACATGTTGTATATCCATTACCTGGTGTTGTTGTATCATATACCGTGCTGCTATTGTAAAAAGCTTTGTAAATGTACAGGTACATAGTaggtgtttgaatgaatgttttatTGTTGAAGGGATAACCTGGGCTAATATCGTTGAAATTTTAATTACAATGGTTGTCCCTTGCTCTATTATTATAACACTTTATTTGAAAATCTTTGTGGTGGCCAGATCACAGGCCAGAAAGGTATTTTCAAAAGAGGCTGCCAGTGTGTCTGGTGTTAAAACTGTACAGGCAAATAAGTCTGAGAGAAAAGCAGCAAAAACTCTGTCTATTGTTGTTGTCAACTATTTAATTTCTTGGATTCCATCtctatttgttttcttttttttgtctttttttagTGACAATTTATCACTTTTCATCCGTTTTCTGCCACTTGTTAATTCCTTAATAAATCCAATAATTTATGCTTTCTTTTATCCATGGTTCAGAGTGACAGCTAAACATATTTTAACTCTGAAGGTAAGGCATTCATAGTTCCTATGTTTTTACTCCTAAATTTGACAAACATAGGTTTGATATAGTTATGTTATAGAATTGTTGTAATTTCTTCTTTCTTGTAACAATACTGACATTACTTATCTCAGTGTTGTCATCATAAATACATGTGGTGTTCATACAGAATGTTTTGTCTGGATTGGATTGGAATGACTTGGAGAAGGAATAAGCTTGTTTTATAAAAGACATTGTAGTCATTGTAGATTGTGTACTCCAAATACCTAAGGCTGTGGTTGTTCCATGTTACTTAATGATATATAAAATACATTGTAGTAATTTTAGGGTTGTATTTTCCAAATATCAAAGCCTGTTGATGTCCCATGGTATTTaatgtggaccacaggaagattagctgatgcttttgcagtggataatggggatcctaataaacacCAAAATTATAAATAGTATGTAAGTATTCTAAAAGTTCATTTCAAGAATGTCATGAGTCATTCTATGTATTGTCTAACATCACCCTCTAGTGGTGTAATTTGGACAATGCCTGCAACAAGCGCTGTAAAGTTGAAATGTACAATACTGCAAGATATCAGATAACATCCAGGTCTAACTAAATTGTGTAAGTAGTTGATGGTAAAATGTAAGAATATGCAATtattggtaacactttataatgTTCAGTTATAAACCATTTCTAAGGCATTTACAATGTTAACCATTTATTATTAATTCCACATTTGCAAAATTTTACTCAAATATTCTCACATTTATAAATAACTACTACATTATATGCGTTAATTATTTAAAACTACAGTGCAAGACACTTCAACACTACATCACTGCTGACAGGTCAGGGATCACTTAAGAGCAGCTCTCTCAGATGCTGTGAATATAGAGAGTGGGTATCACACTAAAGAATTTGTAATGGATTAGTAAATAGTTTATTTATAATTAGGGATACAGCGACCAGTGAAGCTCTTCCATTTTGCCAACTGCTCCCTCATGATTACCAGCAGCTGAGCTGAACAGGATTGCTGGATAATTATATACAATAATGACAGTGGTAGCCCTCAACTGGAACGGGACAGCCTTTCCCCGGGTGGTGGGATATGAAGATGTCCGTGGTCAGTGCGTGGCCTGGATGTGGCTGCAGCTCCAACACCAGTCCATAGTTATGACCCGGTTTATGTCAGTTCTCTGCCAGTGCTGTGAGGTATCTGGGCTATGGTTCTAGCTTAACCAACTGGGACAGCACTAGCCTGCATTTGGCCTTGTAGCTTGATCCTCTCCCTTGTACAGTGACACACTGAGGGCCTGTGGCACCAGGAGGAACCTTGGTGTGCGGAAGACAGACATGTTGAGGAACAGATGTTTCTCCACGCATCCGTGGCAGCTGCTGCTATAACCTGTCTACCTGCAGGGGACAGACAAAACAAGACATATTATGTTCACACTCTAAAAGTAGGACCTAGACTTCAATTGACAGTACTTGAAATGTCAGAGTCAATATAGGCATTTAGCTGCAATAAACAAACCAAATGCTCTCCGACTTAGCCTTAGCCTCATTCCTTTTTCATTGGTTAATTTTTGCCCAAAAACAAATGGGAGTGAATGAACTTCAGATGCAGTTGTTTTCAAAAACCAAATGGTACAGTAATCAAAttaaatttatttgtcacatacacacggttagcagatgttaatgcgagtgtagcgaaatgcttttgcttctagttccgacaatgcagtaataaccaacgagtaatctaacctaacaattccaaaactactatcttatacacacaagtgtaaagggataaagaatatgtacataaagatatatgaatgagtgatggtacagaacggcataggcaagatgcagtagatggtatcgagtacagtgtatatacagtggggcaaaaaagtatttagtcagccaccaattgtgcaagttctcccacttaaaaagatgag
Coding sequences within:
- the LOC139380490 gene encoding trace amine-associated receptor 13c-like, coding for MEKHEDVQYCFQDRNSSCRKDLLSTSIYITLYIFLSLISAVTVFLNVLVIISISHFKQLHTPTNLLILSLAVSDLLVGLIVIPVTTVAIMESCWGFGEYFCVFHLYMAFLCTSLSLGNLVLISIDRYVAVCDPLSYHSKTTITRMTCCISITWCCCIIYRAAIVKSFVNVQVHSRCLNECFIVEGITWANIVEILITMVVPCSIIITLYLKIFVVARSQARKVFSKEAASVSGVKTVQANKSERKAAKTLSIVVVNYLISWIPSLFVFFFLSFFSDNLSLFIRFLPLVNSLINPIIYAFFYPWFRVTAKHILTLKVRHS